One Anopheles marshallii chromosome 3, idAnoMarsDA_429_01, whole genome shotgun sequence genomic region harbors:
- the LOC128715588 gene encoding replication factor C subunit 5, giving the protein MDTNVKSNLPWVEKYRPAKLTDLISHEEIIGTINKFIKEEQLPHLLFYGPPGTGKTSTILACARQLYKPQSFGSMVLELNASDDRGINIVRGQILDFASTKTIFKGGYKLIILDEADAMTNDAQNALRRIIEKYTENVRFCIICNYLSKIIPAIQSRCTRFRFAPLSPDQILPRLEHVIEAEGIDVTDDGKKALMTLAGGDMRKVLNVLQSTWMAYKKVTEVNVYNCVGHPLKEDINDIIFWLLNEESFKTCYEKIQLLKTQKGLALEDILTEIHLVVNRLEIPPRVSSQLLINLASIEERLADGCVEKPQITALIAAFSKVRSLVV; this is encoded by the exons ATGGATACGAACGTAAAGTCTAACCTGCCATGGGTAGAAAAATATCGCCCGGCCAAACTAACGGACCTTATTTCGCACGAGGAAATCATTGGCACAA TCAACAAATTCATCAAGGAAGAACAGTTACCACATCTGTTGTTTTACGGGCCTCCAGGAACGGGCAAAACTAGTACTATCCTTGCCTGTGCCCGACAGCTGTACAAACCGCAATCCTTCGGTTCGATGGTGCTCGAACTGAATGCGTCCGACGATCGTGGTATCAACATAGTGCGTGGccaaattttggatttcgcttctACGAAAACCATATTCAAGGGTGGATATAAGCTGATCATATTAGATGAAGCCGATGCCATGACTAATGACGCGCAAAATGCGCTCAGGCGCATCATCGAAAAGTATACGGAGAATGTGCGATTCTGCATTATTTGCAACTACCTCAGCAAAATCATTCCGGCCATCCAGTCGCGCTGTACACGGTTCCGTTTCGCACCACTGTCGCCTGATCAGATTCTCCCCCGGTTAGAGCACGTTATCGAAGCGGAAGG aaTCGACGTGACTGACGATGGCAAAAAGGCACTCATGACTCTAGCTGGTGGCGATATGAGAAAAGTGCTCAACGTCCTCCAAAGCACCTGGATGGCGTATAAAAAAGTGACGGAGGTGAACGTGTACAACTGCGTTGGGCATCCTCTAAAAGAGGACATCAATGACATTATATTCTGGTTGCTTAACGAGGAATCATTCAAAACATGCTATGAAA AAATTCAGCTGCTTAAGACACAGAAAGGTTTGGCGTTGGAAGACATTTTAACGGAGATACATTTGGTTGTTAATCGATTGGAAATTCCACCACGAGTGTCCTCCCAGTTGCTAATCAATTTGGCATCGATTGAAGAACGGTTAGCAGATGGGTGCGTCGAAAAGCCTCAGATAACAGCTTTAATAGCAGCGTTCAGCAAAGTGCGCAGTTTAGTTGTTTAG